From the genome of Vicia villosa cultivar HV-30 ecotype Madison, WI linkage group LG2, Vvil1.0, whole genome shotgun sequence, one region includes:
- the LOC131652321 gene encoding uncharacterized protein LOC131652321 — protein MGLLWWRKGKSSQPEAKSSTESAKNGGGAVKTTAEAPGMNGAMEVPRPANTSVSVFEFGSVAGSNDKVTLAGFCPVSEDLEPCRWEILPAIESNAPQFRVVF, from the coding sequence ATGGGTTTACTATGGTGGCGGAAGGGGAAGAGTTCTCAACCGGAAGCGAAGTCCTCGACTGAGAGCGCGAAGAATGGTGGTGGCGCGGTCAAAACTACGGCGGAGGCGCCGGGGATGAACGGTGCAATGGAAGTTCCTCGACCTGCGAACACAAGCGTATCCGTTTTCGAGTTTGGTTCCGTTGCTGGCTCTAACGATAAGGTTACGCTCGCTGGCTTTTGTCCGGTCTCTGAAGACCTTGAGCCTTGCCGTTGGGAGATTCTCCCCGCGATTGAGTCAAACGCGCCGCAGTTTCGCGTTGTTTTCTGA